The following proteins are encoded in a genomic region of Candidatus Zymogenus saltonus:
- a CDS encoding MFS transporter, which yields MNETYERDRLNIGTKVFYLFGDVGISICVAAVGFFLLFYFTEIPKVNAGVVGTALLLGKLWDAVSDPLFGWISDRTKSRFGRRKVYLYYGSIPLGIAFAFLWIMPESLTPGDITLPVSVPTIAWIMAVCFFYFTMITVVGVSYYAMTPELTRDYDERTSLTTFRMIGGTVGYMTGAGFPPFVASLFMTEKIGWGMMGLMFGGFSVLMLFVTALGVKQRSELEGPPSELPVIKSIFVTFKNKPYLLLMIQGLFTSVAFGLVMSYMAYYLTYQMNIEKQIPLVVVGLLVTIGVFLFFWKWLSDRWGKKGPTYALGLFIAFSAMSMTYFLKPGDYIALYAIIFVAGFGFSAQWVMPWSIIPDVVEYDELITGERREGIFYGVKGLTDKVATAISLFVGGWVLDIIKYVPDQVQTPKALLGIKLFFGPIPALITFISLPILIWFPITRASHIKTLELLKEKKGGK from the coding sequence GTGAACGAAACCTACGAGAGAGACAGGTTGAACATTGGGACTAAGGTCTTTTATCTTTTCGGCGATGTGGGAATTTCTATCTGCGTCGCCGCTGTTGGATTTTTTCTACTGTTTTACTTCACGGAGATACCAAAGGTCAACGCTGGCGTCGTGGGAACCGCCCTCCTTCTGGGTAAGCTCTGGGACGCCGTGAGCGATCCCCTTTTCGGCTGGATATCGGACAGGACAAAGTCGAGGTTCGGCAGGAGGAAGGTCTATCTATACTACGGTTCCATACCCCTGGGCATCGCGTTTGCCTTCCTCTGGATTATGCCCGAATCGCTGACCCCGGGCGACATCACGCTGCCCGTAAGCGTCCCGACCATAGCCTGGATCATGGCTGTCTGCTTTTTCTACTTCACGATGATAACAGTAGTGGGAGTCTCCTACTACGCCATGACTCCGGAGCTGACCCGGGACTACGACGAACGTACCAGCCTTACCACCTTCAGGATGATCGGGGGAACGGTAGGCTACATGACGGGAGCCGGCTTTCCTCCCTTTGTCGCCTCCCTCTTTATGACCGAGAAAATCGGCTGGGGAATGATGGGCCTCATGTTCGGAGGATTTTCGGTCCTTATGCTCTTTGTCACCGCCCTGGGCGTAAAGCAGCGTTCCGAGCTGGAGGGACCCCCTTCCGAGCTTCCCGTCATAAAGTCTATCTTTGTAACTTTTAAGAACAAGCCCTACCTCCTCCTTATGATCCAGGGTCTGTTCACCTCCGTGGCCTTCGGCCTTGTCATGAGCTACATGGCCTACTATCTCACCTACCAGATGAATATAGAAAAACAGATTCCATTGGTAGTAGTCGGCCTTCTGGTAACTATAGGCGTCTTCCTCTTCTTCTGGAAGTGGCTCTCCGACAGGTGGGGGAAGAAGGGCCCGACCTACGCCCTTGGATTGTTTATCGCCTTTTCAGCCATGTCGATGACCTACTTCCTCAAGCCGGGGGATTATATCGCCCTCTACGCCATTATCTTTGTCGCCGGATTCGGATTTTCCGCCCAGTGGGTAATGCCCTGGTCGATCATCCCTGACGTGGTGGAGTATGACGAGCTGATTACGGGAGAACGCAGGGAGGGTATCTTCTACGGCGTCAAGGGATTGACCGATAAGGTAGCCACGGCGATCTCCCTTTTTGTAGGCGGGTGGGTCCTCGATATCATCAAGTACGTCCCGGACCAGGTACAGACGCCTAAGGCGCTTCTCGGAATAAAGCTCTTTTTCGGGCCGATCCCCGCCCTGATAACGTTTATAAGCCTTCCCATCCTGATCTGGTTTCCGATAACAAGGGCTTCCCATATCAAGACGCTGGAGCTTTTGAAGGAGAAAAAGGGGGGAAAATAG
- a CDS encoding cobalamin-dependent protein (Presence of a B(12) (cobalamin)-binding domain implies dependence on cobalamin itself, in one of its several forms, or in some unusual lineages, dependence on a cobalamin-like analog.): MAITENMEAVERLKAAVALEPVDRHPVFPIIVTAAARLYGITQGEAWRNHDAAREAMIWCFREFGYDIASKPNYYYPMLPGRNLSAPVRNLIPGRQLGEDDLYQIDERELFSRDDYDKLAALGWNAFWDEHYEKMSGKSLEKFTNMQMFSNQLYVEDMKICEENGVPIALGVAVDSVVMAFSLSRTLTEFTKDLHDVPDKVEAAMKATADDLIANAIQVCRNNNQNTAFIVLERGSGFYYRTEVFERFELPFLMKYIDSFIAEDILPWLHLDTDWSLNIPYFKKFPKGKCVCDLDGTTDIFRAKEILGGRVCISGDVPAALLSIGSPEEVEAYCKRLIDEVGRGGGFMLTTGCECPVDVKPENLRAMVETGKSYKGKDTKAAGKAKTVEAKRSVKVKAMPEGAISRALGELDFDEVGDLVKKAVAGGEDPFSVLNELRLGMNAVGERYSSGEYFLGELILSAEIFKEAMDLIEPQLPARDESDSLGSVVIGTTKGDIHDIGKNIVATLFKVAGFTVHDVGVDVEPKAFADKVVEVDAKIVAMSALITPTFASMKEVVEILEEKNMREGRYVIIGGGPTTDDVRKYVGADGWSLDPRVGVDMCIDFLKGSG, encoded by the coding sequence ATGGCAATCACCGAAAACATGGAGGCCGTGGAGAGGCTGAAAGCGGCGGTGGCCCTCGAACCGGTCGACAGACACCCCGTATTTCCTATAATCGTCACCGCGGCGGCGAGGCTCTACGGGATAACCCAGGGGGAGGCGTGGCGCAACCACGACGCCGCAAGAGAGGCCATGATCTGGTGCTTCAGGGAGTTCGGGTACGACATCGCCTCGAAGCCGAACTACTACTACCCAATGCTCCCCGGCAGAAATCTCTCGGCCCCCGTGAGAAACCTGATCCCCGGAAGACAGCTTGGGGAGGACGACCTCTACCAGATAGACGAGAGGGAGCTTTTTTCAAGAGACGACTACGACAAGCTGGCCGCGCTGGGGTGGAACGCCTTCTGGGACGAGCATTACGAGAAGATGAGCGGGAAATCCCTCGAAAAATTCACCAACATGCAGATGTTCTCAAACCAGCTATACGTGGAAGACATGAAGATCTGTGAGGAAAACGGCGTCCCGATCGCCCTGGGGGTCGCCGTGGACTCGGTCGTCATGGCCTTTTCCCTCTCACGGACATTGACCGAGTTCACCAAGGACCTCCATGACGTTCCGGACAAGGTCGAGGCGGCGATGAAAGCCACCGCGGACGACCTCATCGCAAACGCCATACAGGTCTGCAGGAACAACAACCAGAATACCGCTTTTATAGTCCTCGAGAGGGGCTCCGGCTTCTATTACCGCACGGAGGTCTTCGAACGCTTCGAGCTCCCCTTTCTGATGAAATACATCGACTCCTTCATCGCAGAGGATATACTCCCCTGGCTCCACCTCGACACTGACTGGAGCCTTAACATCCCGTATTTCAAGAAGTTCCCCAAGGGCAAGTGCGTCTGCGACCTCGACGGCACCACCGACATCTTCCGCGCAAAGGAGATTTTGGGAGGCCGTGTCTGCATCAGCGGCGACGTGCCGGCGGCGCTCCTTTCGATCGGCTCTCCCGAGGAGGTCGAGGCGTACTGCAAGAGGCTAATCGATGAGGTTGGAAGGGGCGGCGGCTTCATGCTGACAACGGGATGCGAGTGCCCCGTTGACGTAAAGCCGGAGAACCTGAGGGCCATGGTCGAGACCGGGAAGAGTTACAAGGGGAAGGACACCAAGGCCGCCGGTAAGGCCAAGACTGTCGAGGCGAAAAGGTCAGTCAAGGTCAAGGCGATGCCTGAGGGGGCCATCTCCAGGGCGCTGGGAGAGCTCGATTTCGACGAGGTGGGAGATCTTGTCAAAAAGGCGGTCGCCGGCGGCGAGGATCCCTTCTCGGTACTAAACGAGCTTAGGCTCGGCATGAACGCCGTGGGGGAGCGCTACAGCTCAGGGGAATACTTCCTTGGCGAGCTGATCCTCTCCGCCGAGATATTCAAGGAGGCGATGGACCTCATCGAGCCGCAGTTGCCAGCAAGAGACGAGTCCGACTCCCTGGGAAGCGTGGTCATCGGAACCACCAAGGGGGACATCCACGACATCGGAAAGAACATCGTAGCGACGCTCTTCAAGGTGGCCGGCTTTACCGTTCACGACGTGGGCGTCGACGTCGAACCGAAGGCCTTTGCCGACAAGGTGGTGGAGGTGGACGCCAAGATAGTCGCCATGTCGGCCCTCATCACTCCGACCTTCGCCTCGATGAAGGAGGTCGTCGAGATATTGGAGGAAAAAAACATGAGAGAGGGGAGATACGTCATCATAGGAGGCGGCCCGACGACGGACGACGTCAGGAAATACGTCGGCGCCGACGGCTGGTCCCTTGACCCCAGGGTCGGCGTGGATATGTGCATAGATTTCTTGAAGGGAAGCGGTTAA
- a CDS encoding NADH:flavin oxidoreductase, translating into MAKLFDKTKIKGLELKNRFVRSATNEEMADRDGFPTENLFKLYGRLAKGGVGLIITGLSAVSADGRTTPRMNCIYSDDHIEKFRELADHVHENGSKIAMQIAHAGRQTTKKLIGTQPIAPSPVRDMTSFTTPREMTEEDIERVIEDFAKAARRAKEGGFDAVQLHCAHGYLISQFLCPYTNRRRDRWGGSVENRMRFLTKIYGRVRELVGDGYPILVKMNGYDMMKGGLDIDEAAVQARMMKDMGIDGIEVSCGIGEDGLSSLRGDIPIEAIIDDLGSFKKQPVMRFIMRHFGKKIIKTHPFSEEYNLDAARAIKSSVKIPVFAVGGNVDPAKIRGIVERGDSDYVSLCRSLIIEPGFPKQIEEGRTEPSRCIHCNLCLFYLELGPLRCYRGKRVKKG; encoded by the coding sequence ATGGCGAAACTATTCGACAAGACGAAGATAAAGGGGCTCGAGCTCAAAAACAGGTTTGTGCGCTCCGCAACTAACGAGGAGATGGCAGACAGAGACGGATTTCCTACCGAGAACCTCTTCAAGCTCTACGGGCGGCTCGCCAAGGGGGGAGTCGGCCTTATCATTACCGGGCTTTCCGCTGTCTCGGCAGACGGGCGAACCACCCCCAGGATGAACTGCATCTATTCTGACGACCACATCGAAAAATTCCGTGAGCTTGCAGATCACGTCCACGAAAACGGCTCGAAGATAGCGATGCAGATCGCCCACGCGGGAAGGCAGACCACGAAAAAGCTCATCGGGACCCAGCCGATCGCCCCCTCCCCGGTAAGGGACATGACAAGCTTTACCACCCCGAGGGAGATGACGGAAGAGGATATCGAGAGGGTCATCGAGGACTTTGCAAAAGCCGCGAGACGCGCCAAGGAGGGGGGATTCGACGCGGTACAGCTCCACTGCGCCCACGGCTACCTGATAAGCCAGTTCCTCTGTCCTTACACAAACAGGAGGAGGGACAGGTGGGGCGGATCGGTTGAGAACCGGATGCGCTTCCTTACCAAGATATACGGACGAGTGAGGGAGCTCGTGGGAGACGGCTACCCGATCCTCGTAAAGATGAACGGCTACGACATGATGAAGGGGGGCCTTGACATAGATGAGGCCGCAGTCCAGGCCCGCATGATGAAGGATATGGGAATTGACGGGATCGAGGTGAGCTGCGGCATAGGTGAGGACGGCCTCTCGTCATTGAGGGGGGATATCCCGATAGAGGCGATTATCGACGACCTGGGTAGCTTTAAAAAGCAGCCGGTGATGCGCTTTATAATGAGGCACTTTGGGAAGAAGATCATTAAGACCCACCCCTTCAGCGAGGAGTACAATTTAGATGCGGCCCGCGCGATAAAAAGCAGCGTAAAAATACCCGTGTTCGCCGTGGGTGGAAACGTCGATCCCGCAAAAATTAGGGGAATCGTCGAGAGGGGCGACTCCGACTACGTATCCCTCTGCAGGTCGCTTATTATCGAGCCGGGCTTCCCGAAACAGATTGAGGAGGGAAGGACAGAGCCCTCCCGATGCATCCACTGCAACCTCTGCCTATTCTATCTGGAGCTTGGGCCCCTGCGATGCTACAGGGGAAAGAGGGTGAAGAAAGGCTGA
- the rimI gene encoding ribosomal protein S18-alanine N-acetyltransferase → MSVDKREIKEWGVPSIITGSVMRSMDVSDLDQVMEIEENSFPTPWSIALFKREMELDFSHILVLEFNREIIGYINFWISAGEAHIMSIAVKEKYRKSGIGSYILQYSLNIARRLSGEYVYLEARISNSAAHALYRKNGFELIGIRRGYYTDTKEDALIMAREL, encoded by the coding sequence ATGTCCGTTGATAAAAGAGAAATAAAGGAGTGGGGAGTCCCCAGTATCATCACCGGTTCTGTCATGAGGTCCATGGACGTGAGTGACCTCGACCAGGTAATGGAGATCGAGGAGAACTCGTTTCCGACCCCTTGGAGCATCGCCCTGTTCAAGAGGGAGATGGAGCTCGATTTCTCTCATATTCTCGTCCTCGAATTCAACCGGGAAATCATAGGGTATATCAACTTCTGGATAAGTGCGGGCGAAGCACACATAATGAGCATCGCCGTTAAGGAGAAATACAGAAAGAGCGGGATCGGAAGCTACATCCTGCAGTATTCCCTCAATATAGCAAGGCGGCTGAGTGGAGAGTACGTATACCTGGAGGCCAGAATAAGCAACTCCGCCGCTCACGCCCTTTACAGGAAGAACGGCTTTGAATTGATCGGCATAAGGCGGGGATACTACACCGATACCAAGGAGGACGCCCTTATCATGGCGAGGGAGCTTTAG
- a CDS encoding sigma-70 family RNA polymerase sigma factor: MIKNGEDTFDEKSLIALAQGGDHEAFNIIVKKYKDRVFNTAIRFIGNFAIAEELTQDVFVTVFRKIGTFQGKSKFSTWLYRITVNHAKNRIGYLSRRGYYRNDELHDYITGDETVDIIPRTQNPGDYTEDRELIGILFEKLAKLKIKDREIIILKDLEGLNYEEIGEVLNINIGTVKSRLSRARERLKEELIEYL, translated from the coding sequence GTGATAAAAAACGGGGAGGATACATTCGATGAAAAGTCTCTGATAGCTCTGGCGCAGGGGGGGGATCACGAGGCGTTTAATATCATCGTCAAAAAATACAAGGACCGGGTTTTCAACACGGCGATACGCTTTATCGGGAACTTCGCCATCGCCGAGGAACTGACCCAGGACGTCTTCGTCACCGTGTTCAGGAAGATTGGGACCTTTCAGGGCAAATCGAAGTTCTCGACGTGGCTCTACCGTATTACCGTGAACCACGCAAAAAACCGCATTGGCTATCTGTCGAGGAGGGGCTACTACAGAAACGACGAGCTCCATGACTACATAACGGGCGACGAGACGGTGGACATCATCCCCAGGACACAAAACCCGGGGGACTACACCGAGGACAGAGAGCTTATAGGGATACTCTTTGAGAAGCTCGCAAAGCTCAAGATAAAGGACAGGGAGATCATCATCCTGAAGGATTTAGAGGGGCTGAACTACGAGGAGATAGGGGAGGTTCTGAACATCAATATAGGCACCGTAAAGTCGAGACTCTCTCGGGCGAGGGAGCGCCTCAAGGAAGAGCTGATCGAGTACCTGTAA
- a CDS encoding NUDIX hydrolase produces MKRQYPPRPVLGVGTIVIYGKKVLLIKRGKQPGFGIWTFPGGKVKIGEGAEDAAIRETREETGLDVKIDALVDVIDVILREEGGSIKYHYFLLGYLVRPTGGELKAQSDALDARFFSVEELGSLNLVEKTKKLILKTMNMVNERTEF; encoded by the coding sequence ATGAAAAGGCAATATCCGCCCCGGCCCGTATTGGGTGTCGGCACGATAGTCATCTACGGGAAGAAGGTTCTCCTGATAAAGAGGGGAAAACAGCCGGGGTTCGGGATCTGGACGTTCCCAGGGGGGAAGGTAAAGATCGGGGAGGGCGCCGAGGACGCCGCGATCAGGGAGACCAGGGAGGAGACCGGCCTCGATGTTAAGATAGATGCCCTCGTCGATGTGATAGATGTCATATTGAGGGAGGAGGGGGGCAGTATAAAATATCACTATTTTTTGCTCGGCTACCTGGTGAGGCCGACCGGTGGAGAGCTGAAGGCCCAGAGCGACGCGTTGGACGCCCGTTTCTTTTCCGTTGAGGAGCTTGGATCCCTGAACCTTGTCGAAAAAACGAAAAAGTTAATCCTCAAAACAATGAACATGGTCAATGAGAGGACTGAATTTTAG
- a CDS encoding N-acetylmuramoyl-L-alanine amidase: protein MLRENFRKIGAFILAFALLSSPNIYAAGTGSSKAETVYKAAKKKYVLMRVSESKVKLRDSWIDVIDTFLSVYLEYPESERGDDSLYMVGRLYEELYGQSKNSMDLYRAIEIYDKLTQEYPDSRLADDARFKIAEIYHFGLKSPDYAFKNYQRVVDEYPKGDMMLTAAERLKSLAKYAGEKAIDEGAPRDVKKEEVKPDIKTHNGTTVTDIRTSFDGEKTRVVFDLSENAEYTYGHLKDDPQNNLPNRIYVDIKKGARGKNLKEKIVLKDGLVTEIRTGGTDPGLLRIVMDIKGPSDYKIFPLKSPDRIVVDILSKEDDKGEDVTNTKEEIDVTPPKKTPKTDIKVVVIDAGHGGRDPGAVGPTRYYEKTANYKIANYLREYLKSRLGLKVIMTRETDKYLTLKDRTALANKSNADLFISIHNNASRDRSVFGVSTYYLAVTSDRKALAVAARENDTTIERLTELDYILTDLMVSAKRNESSLLAKFVQDGMVLSLKDGYTDIKDDGIMQGPFWVLVGAQMPSILVECSYISNVREEKRLKSESYLKKIAYGIYKGFEKYINEIDKAKENW from the coding sequence ATGTTACGGGAAAATTTTAGAAAGATCGGCGCTTTTATCCTCGCCTTCGCCCTCCTCTCATCACCAAACATCTATGCGGCTGGGACCGGCTCCTCCAAGGCGGAGACGGTATACAAGGCCGCAAAGAAGAAATACGTCTTGATGAGGGTCTCGGAATCGAAGGTGAAGCTCAGGGACAGCTGGATAGACGTCATTGACACGTTCCTTTCGGTGTATCTCGAATATCCCGAGTCGGAGAGGGGAGACGATTCCCTATATATGGTGGGGAGGCTTTACGAGGAGCTTTACGGTCAATCGAAAAATTCTATGGATCTCTACCGGGCGATAGAGATATATGACAAGCTTACACAGGAATATCCTGACAGCAGGCTCGCCGACGACGCCCGCTTCAAGATCGCCGAGATATATCATTTTGGGCTCAAGTCTCCGGATTACGCCTTTAAAAACTACCAGAGGGTCGTAGACGAGTATCCGAAAGGGGACATGATGCTTACAGCCGCGGAGCGCCTTAAATCCCTCGCGAAATACGCCGGGGAGAAAGCGATCGACGAAGGGGCCCCCAGGGACGTGAAAAAGGAGGAGGTTAAACCGGATATAAAAACCCACAACGGCACGACCGTAACCGACATCCGCACCTCGTTCGACGGGGAGAAGACGAGGGTCGTGTTTGACCTCTCAGAGAACGCCGAGTACACCTACGGCCATCTGAAGGACGACCCCCAGAATAACCTCCCGAACCGCATCTACGTCGACATAAAGAAGGGGGCGAGGGGAAAAAACCTCAAGGAGAAGATCGTCTTGAAGGACGGCCTTGTGACGGAAATCAGGACGGGGGGCACGGACCCGGGGTTACTGCGCATCGTCATGGATATAAAAGGTCCTTCCGATTACAAGATCTTCCCCCTGAAATCCCCTGACAGGATCGTAGTGGATATATTGTCGAAGGAGGATGACAAAGGGGAGGACGTTACTAATACAAAAGAAGAGATAGATGTAACTCCTCCGAAAAAGACCCCCAAGACCGATATAAAGGTAGTCGTTATTGACGCCGGGCACGGCGGCAGGGACCCGGGCGCGGTAGGGCCGACCCGATACTACGAGAAGACGGCCAACTACAAGATAGCCAATTACCTGAGGGAATACCTGAAGAGCAGGCTGGGGCTTAAGGTGATAATGACAAGGGAGACGGACAAGTACCTGACGCTGAAGGACAGGACCGCCCTGGCAAACAAGTCGAACGCCGACCTGTTCATCTCCATCCACAACAACGCAAGCAGGGACAGGAGTGTCTTCGGCGTCTCCACCTACTACCTCGCCGTTACGTCGGACAGAAAGGCCCTTGCGGTCGCCGCAAGGGAGAACGACACGACGATCGAGAGGCTGACTGAGCTTGACTATATCCTCACAGACCTGATGGTCAGCGCCAAGAGGAACGAGTCGAGCCTACTAGCGAAGTTCGTTCAGGACGGGATGGTTTTATCTCTTAAGGACGGTTACACCGACATAAAGGATGACGGTATCATGCAAGGGCCGTTCTGGGTCCTGGTGGGGGCGCAGATGCCCTCGATATTAGTGGAGTGCTCCTACATCTCCAACGTCAGGGAGGAGAAGCGCCTCAAGAGCGAGAGTTACCTCAAGAAGATCGCATACGGAATATACAAGGGATTTGAGAAATACATCAACGAGATAGACAAGGCGAAGGAGAACTGGTAA
- the xerD gene encoding site-specific tyrosine recombinase XerD, whose product MTADTDGLIDRFMNNIRVERGLSVNTVSAYGTDLAKFAEHLSRVQIDNIEEVGEDTVISFLKTLDDEGISTRSRARTLSTLRTFFRFLLVEGIMDSHPLELMESPGFTKKLPEYLTQTEVERLLSAPNIDIPSGIRDKAMLEILYASGLRVSELLGLKLNDVNLEYGYLVAKGKGKKERLVPIGGEALFWLERYVSEVRPSLGRRREDYIFLNRRGGSLSRQYFWRLIKKYADFAAIKKEISPHTIRHSFATHLLAGGADLRSVQAMLGHADISTTEIYTHVDRSRLKTVHKKYHPRS is encoded by the coding sequence ATGACCGCCGATACAGACGGCCTGATCGACAGGTTCATGAACAATATCAGGGTAGAGCGGGGCCTCTCCGTAAACACCGTCTCCGCCTACGGCACCGATCTCGCCAAGTTCGCCGAGCACCTTTCACGGGTACAAATCGACAATATCGAAGAGGTAGGCGAAGACACCGTCATCTCGTTTCTCAAGACTCTCGACGACGAGGGTATATCGACGAGGAGCAGGGCTCGCACTTTAAGCACCCTGAGGACATTTTTCAGGTTTCTCCTTGTCGAGGGGATAATGGACTCCCACCCCCTGGAGCTTATGGAGTCCCCCGGATTTACGAAGAAGCTCCCCGAATATCTGACGCAGACCGAGGTGGAGAGGCTCCTCTCGGCCCCCAATATCGACATCCCCTCCGGGATCAGGGACAAGGCTATGCTGGAGATATTATACGCCTCGGGACTCAGGGTCTCGGAGCTTCTGGGCCTGAAGTTAAACGATGTCAACCTCGAATACGGCTATCTCGTGGCAAAGGGTAAGGGTAAAAAGGAGCGTCTCGTTCCCATAGGGGGAGAAGCTCTCTTCTGGCTCGAGCGCTACGTAAGCGAGGTGAGGCCGAGCTTGGGGAGGAGGCGGGAGGACTACATCTTCCTGAACAGGAGGGGGGGGAGCCTATCCCGGCAGTACTTCTGGAGGCTGATAAAAAAGTACGCAGATTTCGCCGCGATCAAAAAAGAGATAAGCCCCCACACGATTCGTCACTCCTTTGCGACGCATCTCCTCGCCGGGGGCGCGGACCTCAGGTCTGTTCAGGCGATGCTCGGCCACGCCGACATCTCCACCACCGAGATATACACTCACGTCGACAGGAGCAGGCTGAAGACCGTCCACAAGAAATACCATCCACGCTCATAA